The genomic window AATTTCACGCTGAGAAACACACCGCCAAAACCGCCGAAATACCCATGCGCGGCAATTTCGGCGGTTTCGGCAATGCTTTCAGGCGGCATGCATTGCGTTTTTCGCCTGTGGATTGAGATGGTAGCTGATGGTATGGCGTCCGGCCTTCACCACCGCAGGCTGCGTGGTGGCGATGAGCCAGCGGTACTCTGCCAATTGCTCACAGGCGGCTTCGGCATCTTCCGGCCTCAACAGTCCGCTCCACCCCTTTCTCCGCACATCCCGTGCCCGAAACTCCTCGGGCAGGCCTGCGGTGCCATCGAGCAGTTTTTTCAGCAGGGTGTGCACGGCGTCGGTGTCGGCGGTGGTGCTGGAGGCATAGACGCGGGCGGCGTGGCTTTCCAGGCAGTCGGCCCAGGAGAGGGCGCGCTGCAGGGCGCTGAGGGGCACCAGGCCGCCAAAGCTCTCCGCTGCGTGGATGAGCACGGAGAGCGCGGGGATGAGCTTGCGGTATTTGCCCAGGTGCGCCTCAAAGGGCGCGGGCATGCGGCCTGCGCGCAGGCGGTTCTCAAAACGGCTGCGCCAGTCGCGGAAGAGCTCCTGCGCCTCCGGGTCAAAGCGGAAGGTGGGGATGTCATCGCGCCCGGGGGCCACGCCCTGGCGCAGCAGCTCCTCGGCAGTCAGGTTTTCCATGGCCACAAAGACGCACTCCGCATCCCACTCGGCCGTGCGGTCCAGCGGGCGGTCGATGTCCTGCCACTCGGATTTCACGTCCGGCCACACCATTAATGAAAAACGCTGCAGGAAGCCGTCTGCCCCCGCACTGTGGCTGCTGGCGGCACGCACATGACTGGCGATGACGCCCGGCTGGATGCTGCCCAGCACGCTGAGCGCGCAGGCCTCGATGTAGCGACGCCCGCGCCCGATGCGGTCAAAGGTGAACCCTTCCTTGCCGCTCCAGGCTTGCAGCAAAAAGGCGCGCAGGGATTGATTCCCCTCCTTTTCCAGCAGCGCCAGCAGACCGGCCAGCTCGTCCTGGTAGAGGAGCGTGCCGGTGGGGTTCTCGCGCAGCACCTCGCCCAGGGCTTCGAGGCTGGGATTGTTGACGGTGAGTCGGCGCAGCGGCGGGCCTTCCTCGTCCTCGTTCTGGATGAGCTGCGCGTAGTCAAAGGCCTCGCCGTTTTTGGTGGCCTTCTTGGCCGCACTCTCCAGCGCGCTGCGGCGCATGCGGGCCTCGATCTCCGTGGCCTGGCGTGCGCGCACCTGCTCGGCGTAGTTGCGCTGCGCATCGGCGGTCAGCGTCTTGAGCGGGCGCATGGCGGCCTGCATGGAGGGGGACTTCATCAGGGAGGGATTGCCGATGATCATGCCCCAGAGATGGGGAAACTCGGTGTAGCCCTCATCATGCTCCTTGGGCTGGATGCAGAAGCGCCGGCCGCACACGCTGGAGAGCGCCGTCATGGCCGCCACGGCGGGAAACTCCGGCGGGCACTGCATGCGCTCGGCGATGTCGGTGATCCACGGGCGGAAGGTCTCCGGCAGCCAGTCGGGATCAAAGGGCAGCACGGGTGGCAGCGCCGCCACCAGCGGCAGCGGGCGCGGGGCGTCCTCCCCCGTGGTGTAGGCGATGTGCTCCATCTTGTGCAGGCTCTGGCGCAGCACGGCGGCCATCTCCTGCGGTCCGGCATCGGCGCGCTGGGCCATCTCCGCAGCCTCCGCCAGCAGGCGGCGGCCATGCGCGTGGGCCAGCTGCCGCGCGTGCCACTCTGCCATTTCATAGCTGAAGATGGCATGTCGTCCCATGATCAGCCCCAGACTGCGCACGCCCTCGATGCCGCTCTGCCGGCGCAGGTGCACGGCCACGCTGTCCATGGTGATGACCTCCCCGCGTGCGTGCATTTCCAGCAGCAGCACCCAGAGTCGGCGACGCTCGGGGTCCACAAACACCTCCGGCATGCGGAGCACGCGCTGCAGCGCAGGCAGCCAGTCGGCATGCCCGTCCAGCACCACGGAGAGAATCTGCTCCTCGCTCTCCGGCGCGGAAAGCTGGGATCCGGTAAATTCAGTAGGATGGCTCATGGCGTGTACCTCAGGCGGCGGGGTTGAGGGTTGTGAAGGAGGAGGAGGAGGAGGAGGAGGAGGAGGAAGCGGCAGGCGCTGCCTGCTCGTGGTAGTTCGTGGTATTGGCAGATGCGACGGCGCAGCCAGATGAGGTAGGGCTGCCGGAGGCCGGAAGGTTTAAGGTAGGGAGGCTTGTCCCCAAGCCTCCGCCGGGCGTCCCCTGACTCTCTGCGCTCCCAGGGCAAACCCCGCACCCCAGGCCCTCTTGGCGTTGTGTGGCTGCTACGGTGCCGCCATCCTCCGACGCGGCGGGCTGGGGACAGCCCGCCCTACCCAGCGCTGGGTGCGCAGCCACATGATACCGCGCCCGGAATGCGGCCTCCGCCTCCGCCAGGTCATAGCGCACGGCCTTGCCGATCTTGAAATATGGCAGCACGCCCGTGTGTGTGAGCTCATCGATCATGCGCACGGAGAGCCCCACATGGGCCGCCATCTGCTGCCGTGTGATCATTCGGCCCGGCAGCCCCTCCGGCTGCCCGCCCCGTGCCCGGGCGGTGGTGGAGGTGGAAGAAGTGGAGGAGGACGTATTCATGTTCTGTGTCGGTCTAGGATGTTGTTTCATGACAACCACTCGCTTGGGACCCTTTTTTAAAAGTCAACCGCCAAGTCGCACAAAAATGAACCATCCCGCACCCCGCTGCCGACCACCGAACCACGATGAGCCGGAAAGCAGCAGGTCGTGGTATCCCCTGCCACAGCCGAAACCACGCCCCCCACCGCCGCGAAGCCCCCTCCCTGCAGCCAGCCAGCGGCTGGTCCTCACCCCTCCCCAGCTCCCCCGCCCACCGCCTCCCGCACCCTCTTTTCGATTTCTGCTTCAGGTAGTTCTAGGGCTTGGAGGAGGTCTATGTAGTTTCGAAAAGCTGCCTGAGAATTCGGATGCTCCATCCCCAGCCTGCGCACAAAGATTCCCACCGCCTGGCGCATCAGAGGCTCCGCCTGCGCCGACCTGTTTGTATCCTGGAACAACGTCGCAAGGTTGTTGAGATCGAGTGCGACATCGGGATGACCCGGGCCAAAGCTGACTTCGTCGATCTGCAAGGCACGGCGCATCAGCGACTCAGCTTCCGCCATACGGTTTGTGACCAGGAGCAACCCTGCAAGATTGTTGAGGCCAATGGCTACTGCGGGATGAGCCGGACCATAGTTGTCCTCATTTATTTTCAGAGCCCGGCGCATCAGCGGCTCAGCCTCCGACTGCCGATCCGTTTCCTGTAGTAATCTTGCGAGATTATTGAGGCGGATGGCGACACTGGGATTATCCGGGCCAAAGCTGGCCTCATCGATCTGCAAGGCCCGGCGCATCAGCGGCTCGGCCTCCTCCAGCCGGTTCGTAGCCTGGAACAACTGCGCTAGGTTATTGAGGCGGATGGAGACTTGGGTATGATCCGGGCCAAAGCTAGCCTCATCGATCTGCAAGGCCCGATTCATCAACAACTCGGCCTCCGCCATTTGGTTCATGTCCAGCAGCAATGTAGAAAGATTGTTGAGTCTCGTAGCGACTACTGGATGGTTCGGGCCGAAATTGGCCTCATCAAGCTGCAAGGCCCGACGTATCAGCGGCTCGGCCTGTGCATACAGTGATTTGGTGTCCAGCAGTAGAGACAGGCAACTCAGCAACCACGACAGCCTCTCTGGCGCAGGTTCATCCGACGCATAATAGCAAAGAGCCTGTGCATGAGACATTAGCGGATTCCACTTCTTCCAGGTTTGAACATCCTGCGGATCACCTGGGCAGCCTAAATTCATAAGCCGAATACCCAAATCCAGCGCCGCAGCACGCTTCGCCACACCACCACTGAGCCTTGTCACCTCCTGCACCAAGCGATGAATCTTGAAACGGGGCGGATCATCTCTGTAGCGTGTGATCAGTCCCAGCTTGTCCATCTGCGCGAGTGCCTGGCGGGCACTACGCAGCAGGGCCTTGTCTTGCTCATCCGCACCCGGCGCAGCCTCCACCAGAAACTCCGGAATGGGTTCGGGCGCGTAGTGGGAGAAGACGAGCAGCCAGAGGCGGGCGTCTTCGGTGAGCTGGTCAAAGCTGGTCTTCCAGGTGATGAGGACGGGACGCGGTGCTTTTTTAATGGGACGCTCGTAGGGGATACTGTGGTCATTGAACCACCCCAGCAACTCGAGCGTTTGCTCTTTGTCTTTATAGGTGGTCAGGTACTGGGCCAGGGTGCAGGCGTTTTCATTGATGTAGCCAGCGGCCTGATGCAGCGCCAGGGGCAGGCCCTCCATCTGTTCGGCCAGGGTGCGGGCCTGGGTGTCGTCATCGGCGGTCTTGCGGCGGTGCCTGTCCGTGAGCTGCAGCAGCAGGTCGGCGCCGTCCTCGGTGCTCAGCACGGAGAGGTCCAGAGAGTCCACCTGATTCGACCAATGATGCAGACGGGAGGTAATGAGCACATGGCCGTGGCGGAGCTGGTCAAAGTGCGTGGTCAGCGCCGCTGCGGCTTTCTCATCATCCACATTGTCCACGATCAGCAGCCAGCCCTTGTGCGTAGCCAGCCAGCGCAAGGCGATTTGTGCCCGCTTTTCTTCCTCATTCGGCAGGTCCTTGTCCAACGACAGCCCCTTCACTTCGCACAAGCTCGCTAGGCTAGACTGCAACTTCTGCGGAGTGTCACCACCAACAAACAGCAGCGCGCTATACTCTGCCCGGTGCCGGTGCGCATACTCCACGGCGGCATGGGTCTTGCCCAGACCGCCCAGCCCCTCCGCCACCGTGGCCGCAGGCTGCTGCTGCCGCCTCATCGACTGCGTGATGGCCGTGGCATGTGTCTGCTTGAGCAGCGAAGCACGCAGATCCTTCAAGAACTCCTCCCGCCCCACAAACGTCTGACCGATATACCCGCCGGGTAGATTGGAGGGAGGCGGGGCTATGCCTGTGACCTCGCGGCTCAGTTCCCTCGAAAGCACTGCCGCCGCATCCGCGATACGACTCTGGTCTGGCAGTTCGGCCATGAGCTTGAGCAGATCGGCAAGATCCCAGGATTCGATGCCGGGGCCGTTGGCTGGCTGCTCAAAGGCCTTGGGCACGGAAGGCTTTTCGGGAAGAAGGAAGAAGATGATGATGCGATCAAACTTTCCCCCCAACTGATGCTGAATGGCTTTCTTTGCTGTCTCTGTGATCTTGCTTCCCGCATTTTGATTGGTCACCTGCACGGCGATGCGGAGAGTGGCATCGCCGAGGTCTGCTGCGGGATAATTGGACTGCTCGGTATTCAGGTTCACCAGCTCCCAGCCCATCAGGGCATTGAAGAACCTCTTCATGACCGACTCCAGCCAGTGATTGGCATCGTTGTGCCCCGCCCGTGTGCGCGCTTTCAACTGATCAGCAAGAACACCGAGCTGGTCGCAGATGGCTTGTGCTTGTAGCTGATGCGGAAATGGCATGAACGGCTATTCTCTGGGAATGCAGAGCGGGACTGCACCGGCAGCACATCGCTCAGCACCCCACCCAAGCCCGGCGCGGTGATTTGGCGAGCGGAAATCAGCGTAGTCGGGAACTTTAGGCGGTGTCTTCGTCCATCGATGGGATTTGTGCGCTCGGCGGAAGTGGCCTGCCGCTCACCGCTCCAAGGACGGCGCACTTTTTTGATCGCCTGCGACGCGACAGACCCGAAATCACGGACCCGACGCAGCGGTTCCCTACCATTCCTTTCACGTGACGCACCGCGCAAGCTGGTAGGGACGCGCTGCGCCGTGTCCCTGGAATCCTTCGTCCCAGCACGTTCTGCTGTCCCGTTCACTCTCACCCTTTCCAGAAGCCCCTCCTTCAACGCCTCCCCGAAGGCTGCTGCACCCTGCCGTACTGCCTCTTGATTTGCTCGGCGTGGCAGGAATGGTGCGGGCTCAGGATACCCAACCACACTCTCCCCTTCCCTTTCATGAAGCCGCTTCATCTGCTCGCTCTGTTTCTCGCCGCCGCTGCATCTCTCCAGGCCGTCACGCCGGATGGGAAGAAGAAGCTGGTGCTGATCGCCGGAAAGCCCTCGCACCCGGCGGGCATGCATGAATTCCGCGCAGGAACCATCCTGCTGGAAAAGTGCCTGAAAAGCGTGCCGAATCTGGTGGTGGACCGCCATGAGATGGGCTGGGTCAGCGATGAAAAGACCTTTGCCGATGCGGATGCCGTGGTGATCTACGCCGATGGCGGCGGCAAGCACCCTGCCGTGGTGGACGGGCATCTGGAGACGCTGCGCGGCCTGGTGGCCAAGGGCGTGGGCTTTGGCTGCATGCACTACGGAGTCGAAGTCGTAGCCGGTCAGGCGGGCAAGGAATTCCAGGAGTGGCTGGGCGGACACTATGAGAATGCGTATTCCTGCAACCCGATCTGGGACGCAAACTACACTCAGCTGCCGCAGCACCCCATCACGAATGGCGTGCAGCCTTTCACCACCAAGGACGAGTGGTACATCCACATGCGCTTCCGCCCGGCCTTTGGTCATGGCGACAAGCCGGCCACGGATGGCGCGGCGAAGTTTGTGCCCATCCTGGTGGCA from Prosthecobacter vanneervenii includes these protein-coding regions:
- a CDS encoding MerR family transcriptional regulator; its protein translation is MNTSSSTSSTSTTARARGGQPEGLPGRMITRQQMAAHVGLSVRMIDELTHTGVLPYFKIGKAVRYDLAEAEAAFRARYHVAAHPALGRAGCPQPAASEDGGTVAATQRQEGLGCGVCPGSAESQGTPGGGLGTSLPTLNLPASGSPTSSGCAVASANTTNYHEQAAPAASSSSSSSSSSFTTLNPAA
- a CDS encoding YfjI family protein; amino-acid sequence: MSHPTEFTGSQLSAPESEEQILSVVLDGHADWLPALQRVLRMPEVFVDPERRRLWVLLLEMHARGEVITMDSVAVHLRRQSGIEGVRSLGLIMGRHAIFSYEMAEWHARQLAHAHGRRLLAEAAEMAQRADAGPQEMAAVLRQSLHKMEHIAYTTGEDAPRPLPLVAALPPVLPFDPDWLPETFRPWITDIAERMQCPPEFPAVAAMTALSSVCGRRFCIQPKEHDEGYTEFPHLWGMIIGNPSLMKSPSMQAAMRPLKTLTADAQRNYAEQVRARQATEIEARMRRSALESAAKKATKNGEAFDYAQLIQNEDEEGPPLRRLTVNNPSLEALGEVLRENPTGTLLYQDELAGLLALLEKEGNQSLRAFLLQAWSGKEGFTFDRIGRGRRYIEACALSVLGSIQPGVIASHVRAASSHSAGADGFLQRFSLMVWPDVKSEWQDIDRPLDRTAEWDAECVFVAMENLTAEELLRQGVAPGRDDIPTFRFDPEAQELFRDWRSRFENRLRAGRMPAPFEAHLGKYRKLIPALSVLIHAAESFGGLVPLSALQRALSWADCLESHAARVYASSTTADTDAVHTLLKKLLDGTAGLPEEFRARDVRRKGWSGLLRPEDAEAACEQLAEYRWLIATTQPAVVKAGRHTISYHLNPQAKNAMHAA
- a CDS encoding tetratricopeptide repeat protein; translated protein: MPFPHQLQAQAICDQLGVLADQLKARTRAGHNDANHWLESVMKRFFNALMGWELVNLNTEQSNYPAADLGDATLRIAVQVTNQNAGSKITETAKKAIQHQLGGKFDRIIIFFLLPEKPSVPKAFEQPANGPGIESWDLADLLKLMAELPDQSRIADAAAVLSRELSREVTGIAPPPSNLPGGYIGQTFVGREEFLKDLRASLLKQTHATAITQSMRRQQQPAATVAEGLGGLGKTHAAVEYAHRHRAEYSALLFVGGDTPQKLQSSLASLCEVKGLSLDKDLPNEEEKRAQIALRWLATHKGWLLIVDNVDDEKAAAALTTHFDQLRHGHVLITSRLHHWSNQVDSLDLSVLSTEDGADLLLQLTDRHRRKTADDDTQARTLAEQMEGLPLALHQAAGYINENACTLAQYLTTYKDKEQTLELLGWFNDHSIPYERPIKKAPRPVLITWKTSFDQLTEDARLWLLVFSHYAPEPIPEFLVEAAPGADEQDKALLRSARQALAQMDKLGLITRYRDDPPRFKIHRLVQEVTRLSGGVAKRAAALDLGIRLMNLGCPGDPQDVQTWKKWNPLMSHAQALCYYASDEPAPERLSWLLSCLSLLLDTKSLYAQAEPLIRRALQLDEANFGPNHPVVATRLNNLSTLLLDMNQMAEAELLMNRALQIDEASFGPDHTQVSIRLNNLAQLFQATNRLEEAEPLMRRALQIDEASFGPDNPSVAIRLNNLARLLQETDRQSEAEPLMRRALKINEDNYGPAHPAVAIGLNNLAGLLLVTNRMAEAESLMRRALQIDEVSFGPGHPDVALDLNNLATLFQDTNRSAQAEPLMRQAVGIFVRRLGMEHPNSQAAFRNYIDLLQALELPEAEIEKRVREAVGGGAGEG
- a CDS encoding ThuA domain-containing protein, coding for MKPLHLLALFLAAAASLQAVTPDGKKKLVLIAGKPSHPAGMHEFRAGTILLEKCLKSVPNLVVDRHEMGWVSDEKTFADADAVVIYADGGGKHPAVVDGHLETLRGLVAKGVGFGCMHYGVEVVAGQAGKEFQEWLGGHYENAYSCNPIWDANYTQLPQHPITNGVQPFTTKDEWYIHMRFRPAFGHGDKPATDGAAKFVPILVAPPSDATRDGPYVAPKGPYPHIQAEKGTPETMMWTVERTDGGRGFGFTGGHFHANWGNDNVRKAVLNALLWVTKVDVPEKGVESKVTEEELAQNLDPKPAPKPKSAALETPRVFERVAAR